Within the Prosthecobacter debontii genome, the region GGGCTCCGAACAAACTCTGCCAAGGGCGACCCGAATGATGAGATCCAAACATTTAGCCCTGCGTCTTTCCATGACTTCCCTCTTTCTGTGAATGAATCCTGAGAATCTTGTCATTCTGTCGAAAAGCCTCTCAGGCGACCGCTCCATCGTCCTCTTGCGAACGATGGAGTGACTTCCTCACGGGTTAACCCTCCACCTTGGCTTCTGGCATCACAGTCACCACATGCGCTTGGTCGGCCCCGAAGTAGGTTTGGGCCACTCGGCGCAGGTCTTGGCTGGTCAGGGCATCCACGGCCTCGGGGAGGCGGCGGAAGTGCTCGTAGCCGTGGCCATTGAGTTCATTCCAGGCATAGGCATCCGCTAGGCTGGCGTTCCCCTGCTGGGCGCGTAGCCAGCCGGATTTCCAGGTGGTCTTGGCGCGGGTGATTTCATCGTCCGTTAGGCCGTTTTTCACCAGATCGGCGATCTGCGTCATCATCTCCTGGCGTGCGAGATCGGCTTTTTCCGGACTGGTGCCCACGTAGAAGTAGAAGGCCCCGGCGCCGAGCGCGGAAAAGTGCTGCGCCCCGACGTAGTAGGCCAGACCGAGTTCCTCGCGGATGCGGTTGAAGAGGCGGCTGCCCATATCGCTGCAGGCTTCATCAATCAGCGAGAGGGCCTGGCTGTCGGCATGATGCAGACCCACCGTGCGGAAGCCGATGACGATGATGGCCTGCTCTTTATCCATGTGCAGGTCATGGCGTGCCGGTTTGCCTTGGTTAGGAGCCTGGGCCACATCATCAGCGTGATAGTGGCGGCTGCCTTTCTTCAGTTTACCCAGCGCTTTTTCCACCTGCATGCGCACCGTGGCGGCTTTCACATCGCCATGGATGCAGATCACGCCGTTAGCCCCGGTGAGCGAGCGCTCCAGCATGGCGCGGCAGGTATCCACCTTCAGTGCTTTGACAGACTCTTCCGTGCCCAGTGCGGTGCGGGCAAAGGGGCCACCGGCAAAGATCTCCCGGCGGGCATGGCGCAGGGCCACGGTGAGGGGATCTTCCTTCTCTTCCTGGATGGAGGCGACCTGGCGCTTTTGCACTTCCTTCAGCTGAGCCGCGGGCAGGGTGGCGTTCTGGATCAAATCCGCGATCAGGTCCAAACCGAGAGCTTCATCTCCACGCATGACGTCGGCGCCTAACAAATAACGATGCGCGTCTGAGGTGCACTGAAGCGAGCCGCCCAGGTTTTCCAGCTCGGAGGCGATCTCGAGCGCGCTGCGTTTCTTCGTGCCTTTCAGCAGCAGAGCCGCCGACACCTGGGTGGCACCCCCATTGGCGGCGGTTTCTGCAGGCACCCCGGCCAGGAAGCTGGCACGGATGGCGACGAGCGGCAGGCGCGGGTTTTCGCCGATGAGCAGAGTCAGGCCATTGGGCAGGACAAAGCGCTGAAGCACTTGCTTGGCTGTGCTGCCGACATCGCTGGTGGTGGAGGTCTCCACATCCGGCCCCACGATGGCGAGGCTGCTGGTGGCCGGGATGAGGTAACGCCGTGCCGCATCACGGATCATCGTGGGTGTCAGGGCCTTGATGGCGGCGAGGTAGTGGCGGCCATAGTCCAGGCTGCCGACCGCGAGCCAACTGCTGGCCAGAGCTGCGGCTTGGCCCTTGGTGCTGGCCAGGGCACGCACTTGTCCGGCGACGGTGGCGCGCACGGCTTTGGCGAGTTCGGCGGCGGTGGGGCCCTTGGCTTTCATCGTCTCGACCACGGCCAGCATGGACTCACGGCAGGCTGTCGCGTCTTTCGGATCACACTCGGCTTCCACATTGAAGATGCCACACTCCTGCGCGCCCCAGGCTCCGGCCCAGACCCAGTGCGCGAGGTTGCGTTTCTCCCGCACCTCTTGATATAGGCGTGAGCTGCGACCAGCACCCAGCAGGAAGGCCAGCACGTCCAGGGCTGGTTTGTCAGGGTGTCCCTCACCGGGGATCTGCCAGCCCTGAGCCACGCGGGTGAGCTCGCTGGGGAAGTTCTTGCGCCCTTCACGCGGGCCGCGCTGCACCGGCTCCTGCGGTTGGAAAACCGGCTCATAGGGGCTGCGCTGCCACTCGCCTAACAAACGTTCGGCCAAAGCGAACGCCTCCTCGGTCTTCACCGCACCGGCAATGACCACAAAGCAGTTGTTCGGCACATAGTGCCGCTTCACAAAACCGGCCACGTCCGCCTGAGTCAGTTGATCAAACACGGGCCGGTGACCGATGATGGGGTGCTTCAGCGGGTGCTTGCGGAAGGCGGTGCTCTGCACCAGATGCTGGACCACGGAGCCCGCATCATCATTGTCCATGGCCATCTCGCGGCGGATCACATCCTGCTCTTTCTCCAGCTCGGCAGCGTCGATCTTGGAGTGCCGCACCATATCCGCCAGGATGTCCAGATAACCCTCCGTGTGCTCCGCCAGACCGTCGATCCAGTAAACCGTGCGGTTAAAGGTGGTGTAGGCATTCACATAGCCGCCCAGCGCCTGGATGCCCTGAGAGATATCGGCCGCCGTGCGCCGCAAGGTGCCTTTAAAAAGCATGTGCTCCACGCAGTGCGCGAGGCCGGCACCGGTCCACTGCTCCTCATGCAGGCTGCCCGCCTTCACCCAGATCTGCACACTCACCAGTGGATGCTCATGGTCCTCCCGCACGATCACCTCCAGCCCGTTGTCCAGGGTGCGCACCTGGGCCGTCATCGGCGGGATGTCCAGGGCACCGCCGCCCGCAGCGGCAGGAGCGCGGGCAGGGGATTTCTTCTTGGGGGTTGGGGCTGGGGAACGACGCGCAGGCATGGATGGAAGGAATACGCACAGTGGCGCAGCCACGGGCGCTGGCAAGGCGGGGATGGATTTGAAAAAAAAGGATGTTAGTGCGGCTCTCAGAGAGCCAGATGGGGGGACAGCCGCTTGAATGGGATCAAAAGTTTGAGGGGACGGCAGATGGCGCCTGACCCGGTCTGGTCGAGCTGCCGGAGGCCCCCGGTGAAACGCTGAGCACCACTCCGCAGCAATCCGGGCGGGTGAGTTTGAGAAGTTCTCGCTAGCGGGTTCCAAAGCCTTCCTAGAGGGGGGCGGAAAAGTGGAGGATTATCTTTGACCTCCCCAATTTTGTGCTTGGATTCTGACATGACTTTGTGATTACATCGTCAATAATCTAAAAATCCGTGATTACCCTGCCTCCAACCAGCATTTTGCAGGTCAGTTTCGCGCCTTTGACGGCGCGGAAACCTTCATTTGCGGGTGTTTACCGAGGTGGTGGCGAGTCTGTAAGGTGCTGCCAATCAACGAAAAACGCTCTTGTAACTCCGTTTTTCGCGGCAGGCCACAGCCTTCGCTTCTAGCAATCGCATTCCCCCCAACCTTTTTCTGTTTCTCGTATGAAAACCCCCCCTTCACGGCGCTCCTTCACTGAGCAAATGATGAGTGTCCTGCGTCGTCGGCTGCGAGTGCCGGTGACCGTGCTCATGCTGGCCTGCAATCTGGTGTGGTCCGTGCCCAGCTACGGGGATACGAGCTCGACCGTGAACGCCAGCACCGCCACGAAGGTGCTCCAAATCACAGGCGCTGAAGGCACCGCCAACCTACGGGTGGGGATGCTGCTGGAGGGAAATGGCTTCCCCGTGGGCACCTACATCACGCAGATTCTCAGCGGCAATCAGATTCTTGTCAGTCAACCGGTGAGTGCGTCCGGCAATAACATTGCGGTGACCTTCCGCGATGTAGAGGCGGTGACGGAAACGGCGGGGGGGAACTACACGAAGACGGGGACTGGGCTCGCCATCCTGATGAATGAAAACCTCGGGGGCGGTCTTGTGCAGATCCAAGGCGGAACCTTACAGCTCGGCGGGGTGAATTTCCAGGCCCGCAGTCGGATGAGCGGGCTGTTGAACGATAACACCAGTATCGCGTTCGATTCAGTGAACCCTTCGGCGCTGAACTTTGCGACCAACTCCGTCAATTATCTTCCCTTCGAGCGTGTTGGGTCTATCTCAGGTGGGGGCGGTAATGGAGTGACCTCCATCAATCTCGCGGCAGATGCCACAACGGCAGTGCTGGCCGTTGGTTCAAACAATTCCAGCACTGTTTACAATGGTGATATTTTCGGTGACGCCGCGACGATGCTGATCAAGGAAGGCACGGGAAGCTTCACTTGGAACAATAACAATGCGACCTCCATGTCGGGCCTCATGCATGTGGATTCCGGGGCGCTGATCATTGGCGGCACTGAAGGTCTCAATGATGCTGTTCGGCTTTCCCTGAGTAATAAGGCTGATACGCGTGTGGAATTGAATACGTCCAATGCCGAAAAGATCTCGGCTCTCTCGGGGGGCGGGCGTGGAGCGATCACCACCTTCAGCAATGGTAAACTGGGGGCTCTAGGAGGAGCTTATCTAAACGGAGGAACTCCCGAAGTGCGCCTTTCAGGACTGTCATTGACCCTTGAAAACAACACCTTGAATTCATTTTACAGCTTTGGTGGGGCGATTACCGGCAATGGCGGTTTTGAGAAGAATGGTCCCAATACGCTGGAACTACTGGGGAACAATACTTACACCGGTAACACCTCGATCGTTGCTGGGCAGACGGATAACACCAACAGCATCCTGCGTCTAGGAGCTTATGGTACCAGTTCGGGTCTCGGTAGTCTCGCCAGTAGTGGGTTCGGTAGCTTGCCTTCGACAACACGTCTGATTTTGTCCGCTGGCAGTGGGGGCACCAATCGCAATGCCATTTTTGACCTGAATGGCGCGACTCAAACTGTTGATACCTTGATTTCGGTCAACGCATCGGGCAGCCGCAATGTCTTGATGCGCACAGGCACGCTCAATATCAACACGCAGAGTGGCAGTGACTCGAGCAATTTTAACGGCACCTTTGTCGGCCGCGGCACGATCAATGTGTTGAACACGCAGGGATCGAACGGCTGGACCCTCTCGGGCGACAGCAACACGGCACAGACGGGTGCGCTGAACATTCTCGCAGGTAGGGTGACTCTGAACCGCTCTGGCGGTGCCTTGGGTGATGCTGTGCATGTCACGGTGAATAACGGAGGCACCCTGGCCGTATCACAGTCAGACACCATCGGCTCCCTCTCTGGAAATGGGACTGTCAGCATCGATTCCAGCCGCTTTTTAACTCTTTCTGCCGCCCCTGCAGGAGGCATCATGAATAGCTCTTGGTCGGGTAACATCACCGGCTCGGGAGGGCTGGAATTGGGGGCGGGAGCTAGCCTACGACTGACGACGGCACAGAATTACCTCGGGGGCACTCGCCTGAATTCCGGTTCGGCCTTGTATCTGGACTATGGCACGGGCAGCACTTCAACGGCCCTGATTCCAGGCACATTCATCCTGCGTGGCGGTAGCGTGTTCATGACCGGGACGAATGGTCAGACCGTGGCCAACACCACGATTGAGGCGGGAGCGACGAACTTTTACACCGACTACAATTCAACGGCAGCCATCGGGCTCGTCAACATCACCCGTAACGGTGGTGGCGTGATCAATGTGCACGGCAACGCGCTGAGTATCGACCGCCCTAACGTCAATGGCATTGTTGGGGGTTATGCCACGCACCTTTCATTGGATGCGAATGGTAAACCGAAGGTGACCTGGGCGGTAGCCAATGGAACGGCACCTGTCACCGGACTCAGCACCTTTGAGACAAACTTCAATCTCGCAGGCGGGCTCAGTGGTAAGAATATGCTCGTGGATGCGGCAGCGGCAGTGGCTTCAGGCACCACGGCTATTTCTGGTGCACTGGGTTCTCTCTATTTCTCAGAGCCTGTAGCACTCACTTTGAACATCGGAGGAGCGGATGGCTTGAGCCGGACGATGATTGAGTCCGGCGGTATCCTCGTTTCCCCTGAGGTCGGGCCGAATAACTTGACCATCAAAGGAAAGGTTTCCGGCACGGAAATCACTGGCGGGGTGGCAAACACCTACGGGATCACGGATGAGTTGATTGTGCATCAGTATAATGCGCGTGGGTCACTCACCATCGATGCTTCGATTGTCGATAACTCCAATAACACTCGTCTGACGAAAGCGGGGCCAGGAACATTGATTTTGACCCGTCCGAACTCCTACACTGGCCAGACGAGCATTCTGGGAGGGGTGTTGGAGTTGGCCAGTGCTAACAGCACGGAGTTTGGAACGTTGGGTAATAGTTCTGCCGACATCATCAATCATGGCTACCTCAAGTTTAATTTAAACTTGGCTGAAGGCGCCGCTTACAATGTTGATAACAGCATCACTGGCACAGGGACCATCCGGAAAGACAATGCTTCCAGCGGTCTGGTGATTTTGCGTGGCTCAAACAATACTTACACGGGGCCCACACAGGTGCTGGCTGGCACCTTGGGGATTGCCAATTCGAACACGGGCTTGGGCTCCGTCGCAGGTCTGACGACCGTATCTCAGGGGGCCACCCTGCAATTGCGCGCCGTCGGCGGAGCGGGTGTGCCAGTGCTAGAGACCGTCGTTTTAGAGGGGGGGGCGCTTTCCTCAGCTGTCGGTGCTTCAAATTTGGGCGGGGCATTGATTCTCACCAAGGACAGCACGGTCCATACAGATGGTCCAGATTCGCCCCTGACTCTCTCAGGCACGATCTTCACCTACCCTGGAGTGAAGCTCAATGTGGCCAGTTCTACCCCAGGAGGCCTCGTCATCTTGACCAACACCCTCAATCAACTCGGAGATATCTCCGTCGGTGATGGCGCTGGGCTTCAGATCGGTGGCGCCACGGTGGGAGGTTATGTCGGGCATGGTGTCATCACCACAGGTGCTGGCAGTCGTGTCATTACCAATACGAATAACGGTCATATGGCGCTTTCCGCCAAGATCACGGGTGCGGCGGATTTTTATCAGGTGCGCAATACCGTTTATTTGACCGCAGACAATGACTACACAGGCAAAACCTATGTCGGAGGCAACGGCACCATCGGATTTGAGAATTCGCCTGCCGAACTGCGGGTGGGCATTGGCGGCTACACGGGGAATGTGGGCACCGGAGACATCATCATTCAAAGCAATTCTCTGAATAACAGTGGCACCTCCACTTGGGTGCGTGTGGACGTGCTCCGCGATCTAGTCTGGAATAACCGGATTGAAATCTATCCCTCGACGCCCGGAACCAACAGTAACAGTCCTATTTCCGGCATCATTCGTTATGGCGTCGGATCTTTGACTTTAAACGGACCGATTGTGGCGGGCGTGCATACGATTGGGGATTCCACCACCTCAGCCGCCTCTCTACGCACCAGTTCGGGCGGTAAATTGATCATCAGTGGCCAGATCACGAACGGAGCGGATTCACGTCTGGATTTGACCAATGACGGCATCATGGTTTTCTCCGGCAGCAATGATCAAACGTTGTGGGGCATTATGAGTTCGGGCACGTCAGCGACGAGCCCCACATCCAGTGCTTTTATCTTTAAGTCGGATGGGACGATTCGGCTCAAAGGTAACAACACCGCTTTGAGTAACCATTTCATTCAGAAAGGCACCGTTATTATTGATAACGATGATGGCCAAGGGATCGCAGATAACGCGGACTATTATTTGAGTAACGGTGCCACCCTCCAATTCAATTACAATGAGACGATGGGTGTTCTCGGTGGCATGAAGGGCTCAAACATCATCTTGAATCAGGGTTCCACCCTGACTCTCAACGATGCGGTGACGATGGGCATCCATTCGAATATCTCCGGTGATGGCTCGTTGAATATCTCCGCCAGCAGTGGCAGTGGCACTTTCTGGTATGGTTTGTTTGGGAATAACAGCTTCACGTCTGACATGTCGATCGGTGCCAGCGGCCAGACGATTACGGTGCGGGCGAATAACCTGACGAACGCGGGTGAAGTCAGTTCGTTAGGGATGGGAGATGTGATCAATCTTGGCGGGGCCTCTGGCGTGGGTGATTCACGTCTGGAATACATCGGCGCTGGCCAGGAGACGGATCGTGACATCAATATCACGGGAGGTGGTGGCAACGTCGTGCGTATCGCCGGGAGTGGACGCGGTGCGCTGATCCTCAATGGCGATATCAAGGTGACGGGGGCCGGAAACAAGACACTTCATCTCCACGGACAGACGAATGGTAACACCGTCAATGGTGTGATCGACGAGAATGGTCAAGGTGCCCTGTCGCTGATCATCAATAGCGCCGCAGGTAACAATGACATGTATGGTCAGGGCCGCTGGATCTTGTCCAATGACAACAACAACTTCAGTGGGAATGTGACCGTCAACTTGGGCGTGTTGGAGTTGGCCGGTTCTCTCGGAGATGGTGGTGGAACGACTAGCGTTTTGGGTGATTTGACTAAAAATCGTGTTATCTCCTTGG harbors:
- a CDS encoding M16 family metallopeptidase; this translates as MPARRSPAPTPKKKSPARAPAAAGGGALDIPPMTAQVRTLDNGLEVIVREDHEHPLVSVQIWVKAGSLHEEQWTGAGLAHCVEHMLFKGTLRRTAADISQGIQALGGYVNAYTTFNRTVYWIDGLAEHTEGYLDILADMVRHSKIDAAELEKEQDVIRREMAMDNDDAGSVVQHLVQSTAFRKHPLKHPIIGHRPVFDQLTQADVAGFVKRHYVPNNCFVVIAGAVKTEEAFALAERLLGEWQRSPYEPVFQPQEPVQRGPREGRKNFPSELTRVAQGWQIPGEGHPDKPALDVLAFLLGAGRSSRLYQEVREKRNLAHWVWAGAWGAQECGIFNVEAECDPKDATACRESMLAVVETMKAKGPTAAELAKAVRATVAGQVRALASTKGQAAALASSWLAVGSLDYGRHYLAAIKALTPTMIRDAARRYLIPATSSLAIVGPDVETSTTSDVGSTAKQVLQRFVLPNGLTLLIGENPRLPLVAIRASFLAGVPAETAANGGATQVSAALLLKGTKKRSALEIASELENLGGSLQCTSDAHRYLLGADVMRGDEALGLDLIADLIQNATLPAAQLKEVQKRQVASIQEEKEDPLTVALRHARREIFAGGPFARTALGTEESVKALKVDTCRAMLERSLTGANGVICIHGDVKAATVRMQVEKALGKLKKGSRHYHADDVAQAPNQGKPARHDLHMDKEQAIIVIGFRTVGLHHADSQALSLIDEACSDMGSRLFNRIREELGLAYYVGAQHFSALGAGAFYFYVGTSPEKADLARQEMMTQIADLVKNGLTDDEITRAKTTWKSGWLRAQQGNASLADAYAWNELNGHGYEHFRRLPEAVDALTSQDLRRVAQTYFGADQAHVVTVMPEAKVEG